A region of the Mytilus galloprovincialis chromosome 1, xbMytGall1.hap1.1, whole genome shotgun sequence genome:
AGTAATAAatgaacaacgtcagtacctataatctatacttcaagatcatcattttttatttgtgaagttcaactaggtcttggtatcttccgatgaacgtTTATCAACTGAACGCTATAACGTTCATACCGCTTCAGATAGAACAATGTACAAACTAGTCGGATAATACTCCAAAAGTCTAGAAATCCACCATGGGACAGATGCATTCgatgttataaaacaattactttttttatttactaCAAAAAATGGTGCATGTACACGTTTTTTTTGCGTTTTCTTTTGGCAGTGCACAAATATTTCCAAGAGTAATAAATATGGAAAACTATAGGtttgaattaatatttaaataaacataaaGTTTGACGTTTGGTAAAAATAATAGATCGCTCCTGATCTTCtcattgtgaaataaaaaaaaatgttcatatgCAAACATTTTACTGTTCTACataggaatagattaccatagccgtatttggcactaccctttggaattttgggtcctcaatgctcttcaactttgtatttgtttggctttataactattttgatctgagtgtcactgatgagtcttatgttgacgaaacgcgcgtctggcgtaataaattataatcctggtacctttgataactattggtaaAGAGTTAGCGACCGTTTGCcgaaattttgttttgtaatgaaggatttgaaaacttttaaaagaacGAGATCAAGTGTTCCGACAATCTTGTCAGACTGATTGGAATGTTATATTCCGTATCAAATATTAAAACAGGGAATAAGACAAAACTGGTAATAAGTGGGCCTTTGGGGAAAAATGTGTGTGACAAGAGAGACAACTCCATTTTTAATTCAGGTAAGGCAGTCTTGTTATTCAGAGTAAATGTTGATAATGTTATCAGTAAATAATCTGTCGCGAAAAATCTATGCGATTACTTTTGTTTTGGCgtccattattaaaaaaaaaaaggttcgtGATTGCACAAAAGGTTTATTCACACAGACATTTACTAAAAGTTATTTTAAGAATACTTATCTTTTTACTGAACTTAAgtgtgtgataaaaaaaaatcaaacgagatACTAACGTCCTAGgtaatttatgaataaaaaaatgaacgaaaaaaatctCTGTTACGCATAAACAACCGACAACCACTGAGAGAATTACAGATaataaattttttgaatttttgaaattgctTTGTGTTGTTTGTaacatctttcatttttgcttgtgTGATTTGTCcatgtgactttttgtgtttatttgatacATACGACGTGGCTCTGTACATCCCGCCGTTGTGTTATTGTTCCATTATAATTTTTGCTTACTTTGAAATTGAACGacacaattattttatatctctacctgtgtgacgtttacattctgatgTCAAACACGCGATTCTACGCCAGAGTTGATGTTAATCTATAAATCATTCGGTCCTGGTACTTACAATCTCTCAATCCTTTATAGGATaatttaacatacataaatataatacaaaataatacAGCAATGAATGATGTGATATATACTTTTTTGTACttctttgttaaatgttttttgtgCTTTTGTTGTGATTAAGATTGTGACACGGTGTTGACTGATGTATAAGACGTGTcaaggtacttttctatcccaaattcatgtatttagttttgatgttatatttgttattctcatcggattttgtctaatacttagtccgtttctgtgtgtgttacattttaatgttgtgtcgttgttctcctcttatatttaatgcgtttccctcggttttagtttgttaccccgattttgttttttgtccatagatttacgagttttgaacagcggtatactactgttgcctttatttatgtacccctattttgacatttttgcctttcatgtctgtttattttgttcacgcatcgtactcaatataatggaatttgatgcgactgttatacaagtgagcggtttagcgctataaaaccaggttctacagatgaaaatgtctgtaccaagtcaggaatacgacagttgtccatttgtttgatgtgtttgtgcttttacttttgattttgccatttgattaaagactttccgttttgaattttcctcggagtttagtttttttgtgacttttttttcaatactCAAATATTAGTAATACGATGTTAACACATgttaaattggaaaaaaaaatatacaaagataACATGaggattataatcctggtacttttgctTATAGAACTGAAATATGTGCTGAGGGAAATGAAGTGTTTAAATTTTAAGGTTTATTTTGTACAATTGGAGTCTTTTTCACAATTATAAGCTTGTTGTTTAGGAataatatatagtatataataAGACGGGCAACAAATATTTAACTTTAGTACTGGAATATAGTTGAAAGCAGTGGTTTGAACAATAAGAAGCAGGTCTCTTTGAAAAATTCACCAGCAAGATTCACATCTAGGTGCTTGTTTTCTCAGCAAGTATAATGACAGAACCGTTGAATGGTGCTGCATCCATATCCAATGAACTATCATCATCAAAGATTTCAATGATTTTTAGATCATTCATTTTGACGGTGCTTATAACATCATCTCTTGTCAAGGATACGCATTGAAACCTTTCACTTCCAACGGTATAATGGGTACAGTTCAGGATTCCGATCAGAATCAGTTTGCCCCCTGGTTTCAATAAAGATACTACATTTTTCATGGCAATATGATATGAATCTTTATCTGGACAGGCGGATTCAAGACAAGCACTTGTACAAATGACATCAACTTGTTCTAACTTGATTGGATCTAAGGGGTTGGGTAAATGTACATCGCATGAAAGTACTCTCTTAATCTTCGGTCTTAAAGCAGCCTCTAGCTGTTGCCAGTTGTCTCTAAAATATAAATATCGACATCTTTTACAGTATAAAACTTTATGATTAATCCTTGTGTGATTTGTTTAACACTTATTTAACGTTTAAAATCAATCCTTTATTCTCTAAAATTGCCCAGAAAAACTTTACTTCAAgcggttcttttttttttttgtgttttatagatAGCTTGTGTACACAAAAGTTATAAGTATAATCCtataaaagaagattatctcataAATTACGATTGCACACAAAAGATAAgcagcagaaaaaaaaacaatagctcacaaaacacaacatagacaactatagactcagcaacacgaacccatcaaaaacttggggtgatatTAGGTGCTCCGGAAAAGTATCCCGAAACTGCTCCAAATGGGacaccgtcgtgttgctcatgttattacaaacctggtaaTCAGTCTTATTCGCTTGGTCACATTAGTGAAAAAAGGACTGATATGTAGTAaggacattaggaacatatccgctatcatatgtggaatatataaaaaaaaaaaagatgttgtatgattgccaatgagacatctgtccacaagagaccaaaatgacacagacattaacaactataggttaccgtacggccttcaacaatgagcaaagcccataccgcatagtcagctataaaaggccacgataagacaatgtaaaacaattcaaagagaaaactaacggccttatttatatatttttttttaacgaaaaacaaatatgtaacacataaacaaacgacaaccactgaattacaggctcctgacttgggacaggcacatacttttgaaaacaatgtgggttaaacatgtaagcgggatcccaaccctcctcctaacctgggacagtggtataacagtacaacataagaacgaactataaaaatcagttgaaaaaggcttaactcaccagatggacaaaaatacaagtggacatggccgggtaattgtacatcccgacaaaaaagacactaggaacagatctgagagtactcgcagttatctgactgctagttcaaagccactaacaactaataaaacaaatcatgcatctaatGCAAATTCGATAACGTCCAACCAAGTcatgatggtgtccgtaaaatttcgAAGGGATGAATTCAACTTCAcgatttggaactcttggttcattagctcccttgtgagcagcaaccctctatcatggTTATCATGATATGAAAAACAAGCCCGgaaatatcgtttcaattggtagatatatactccgtatgctgTCGCTGTTCGAATGTTGCTACGTAGAAAAGGAAAGTTCAAAATTAGAAAgttaaatcatttcttttgtcgtaaagttttgttttcaacctaccctcattgtcaatttctagatgtaagtcaagatataactgtatctattgtatcctttatctcaagttctATTTGATAGAcgagttcaacatagtcacctaattttgaattatttagtgagagaaaatCATGTATAAAGCGGgatttaaagttaaaatattttgcTTACTTCTTTTGTTTCTTCCTAAAAAGTACCAGTATGAAATCAACCTCATAAGAACAAgagaacaagtcggcaagaagtgGGGCACATTTGGTTCCAATGGGTTTACGATTGTTTGACGAAAAACACGTCCGCCAAACGTGCATAGCATTACAGATATATTTGTATGCTTTCTAGTCATTATTAGCTCTTCtttaatactagtatatatctaatatgaaaataaggagatgtggaatgatttCCAATCAGACtatctatataaataaaaatacagaaaGGACCGATCTGAAAAAAATAGTTCAACGCCAATTCTAATTAAtaagaaaaacatgttttttcaaaacaaaaatatcagcaCACGAATTATGGGTTAAGAATCTGTAAGTACTCTGAATAAATCGTTACCTTGTGTTATGCAAAAGTATAGTTATTGCATGATTGAAAACCATAAGCGCTAATTACTGGATAGCAAATAGTGAATCGATTTGtattaaactattttttaaaagatctaaATAAATTGTTAAATCGATCGACTACCGTTAGGAACACGTTAAAAAGGTTTACATGAATAGTAAATGAATTTGTTTAACGAACTCTTTAAACAACATCATACTAGAAATATGGATATGGTATTGCGTTTCTTATAATACAAGTTATACGGCTACCGCAAAGCACCAAAACCAAATAGTGTATCTATGGGAGAAAATAGAAAatactttcatttattttgtaaaagattgcCAGTCACAGTGAATCTTGGTATCGTATATGTTTAAACAAGTATAATTCGTTCATGGAACTGTAAATATTACTATTTTAAACACCATAAAAAGGACCAAAAGAACATCATCgtctcaaaaaaaaaaacctctgggataaaacaatatttcactTTTTATGTTACTTTTAGTAAAGAGTTACTAAAGGAGCggcgaaagatacaagaaggACATCCAAACCCCCAAActgaaaacaaaccgacaacacCAAGGCTGAAAAagcaaaagacaaacagacaaataatagtacacaagacacaacatagaaaactaaagactaaacaacacgagcCTCACCTAAAACTGGGGGGTgttctcagatgctccggaagggtaagcagatcctgctccacatgtggcatcagtcgtgttgctcgtgttattacacacccggtaaatagtataatttggtagttcacattcgtgaaaagagaacggggttgtagttacgacataaagaacatacacgttatcatctgtaaaacggttattccgtaacggtcaatcaactcgtgatggcgtccgtaaaatttacgaagggatacttcaccatttgaaactcttggtttaataacttccttgtgagaagccactctctatcaaggaaatacaagcccgggaatatcgtatcaaatgggaaatatatactccgtatgcaggcggaGTTACCAGTGTGAAACAAAATgccaaaattaataacaaaaaccCCAACCATTGTTCATGATGGAATTATAAAAGTCAGATTCCTAGGGGCAAATGTCAACAGTATGATAAAACAATTCTTGGTTATTTAAATAGTATGTTATTActatcaatttttatttgtttctaataaatgCGTCTAACCAGATTTTACTTAAGCTTGGTTATAAACTGAAAAGCAAATCTGGTATGAAAACGCAATGGATGCACATTCGAATACCTGTCGGTAAATTTAATTGCTAAAACAGAAACATCGATTGGTTTGTGTAGCCAACAATGTGGTAGTGATATAAGATAAACACTACACGGTAATTCTATAGAAGTACAATAAATTATTCTGCGGTCAGGTCCGTACGCTCCACGGTTAGTCAACTTAACAATGATATAATAACCACATCTCAGACCTTCTCAGAACATTTCAATGTCCATACTATATATTTAGCTACCTAAATAGCACAAAGAAAACCGTCAAATATCGATTCTTCTCTGCTACTAGTAGATGTTCTACAACATTTTACTAGTTTCCTTACTACTATTAAAGAACTAATAATTTACTCTTCTTATGAAGCAAAACAATGAAATTAGTCATTTGTGTAGCGTAAAGAAACTATAAGAGGTATTTAATAAATTACATGATGTTGTCGATTCCATTTATTTTGGTTGACAGTTATGAATTTTCGACTCTCTACACTACATGTTCATATATTCCTCagaatcattataaaaaaaacttgtcatAGACGCAAGGCTAATAATTGAGTACGCCAAACGTTTCTTCTACAAAGGACGTTAATTCCATCGGATGTATTATGAACGGTATTTtctgtatgtgcctttcccactATAGTCAAGAGTCTGTAATTGAGTGGATGTTGTTGGTTTCTAAAtagtatatttgttatttttgtttatttagtacATAAGTCAGACCGTAGGTTTttaacatttagattgttttaaatttttcaggtTGTTGCCTTTCATAACTCACTATATACAGTCTGGATTCTGCTCACTGCAGATAGCAATGCAGTTAttttcaagtcaggagcctctggcctttgttaggtttttaaaattaaatttaagttcttttatatgttttgaagttaagtgtgccgtccattttcactgaactagaataAATTTTATTGAGGGGCCTGTTGAGAACCACCTCCGTGTACGGGATTTTCTTGCTACGTTGTAGACCGATTGTCAGCCTTCGgatgttatctgctctttgtcGGGtttttatctctttgacataatcCCATTTCTAGTCTCAATTTTACCTTTGTCTTCCTTGAAGTTACTTTATAAAGTCCGTGATGGATAGTGATcaaattgacaatcatatcacatcttgtATATTGTAGCTGTCACAAAGACAATTTACAGTTTTATCAATCTCATCATatttcaaaaaaactttggtttcagttacTCACCGTGGTACCCAAAGAGATGGCTTCCAATTTAATGGTGTCTAGATGTTCTTGTTAAAacatgactataaagggcaataactccttaaagggtcaattgaccattttgttcatgttgacttatttttaggtcttacgtTGCTGTACagtattgctgttaacagtttatctctatctataataatattcaaaatattaaatatccaaaagctgcaaaattttcttaaaattacaatttcaggagcagcaacccaacaacggattgccTGAATGGTCtaaaaatgtcagggcagatagttgttgacctaataaacaattctATCCCGTAACCTACCAGATTATTATAAtgcattttctttaaaaagaacATACTCAACACTGAACTATGAAATAAAAAACTGACTTTTATTGTCCTTTACATGTCTATTTCGATTTAATTGTGTTTAACGCTTTTTCCTCATTAGCGTAGACCAAAATTCCATTTGTTCCTTAAAAACAAAAGACGCCGAAGTAAAgaaaaaagtcaaagaaaaaaggTTTCAAATATATTATTCTAACCAACAACTTACTCATTTCCATCTAGTTTGCTGTAGTACTTAAAATACATATCCCAATTATGAGCACCAGCATCTTTTTTCAACCACTTTTCTTGCATGTCTCTATTAGAAGGGGAATAGTCTGTCATAATTATTTCATCAAACCATTTTGCTGCCGGTATAACAGTGTGTATACAAGGTCCAGATCCAATTTCTAAAAGACATTTTCCTTTTATAGTCCCTGAAAAATCACAGTGTACATGCTATAGGAAAGTTTTGCTTAATTTTATCAACATAAAGATTAAACGATGAAAACACAGTGACATGTTAATCTTAATTTTTACTTTCACTATGCAAGTGTATATATGGTTCGACAGGTAATATTTGTATCAGTACAATCAATTACCttgtttctataaataaacttaccTTACCTTTTGAAAATATGTTGTGAAGTGTTTTTAGTCTAAACTCTGTGAAAGTAAATCCCTCGACTTCAATCTGGTTGAACAGTGTATCTGCATAAACCTTTCCATCAAAAATCTTCTTGTAATCTTCACCCGTACGAAGTTGAGGTGTGGTAGCCATATCTGTGAGCTGCTTGTGATTGAAGCATGTACGATTAAACTTGATTATGTTAACAAATAACAACCAATAATCAATACTGTGAtgcagttttgttttcaaatgttaaTGTTACAATCAATATCAAATAAGGAAAATATAGTTTGTGGAAAAATCATAGACTTTTCtattttccaaattttgaaaCTTTTAGCCCCTATTAGTACTATAACAACTACATGCATCGTGTTGCTCAAGGTAAACACACTATGGGTAATGAGTGTTATTCGTTAATgtcacaaaatacaaaaacagGACGGGATTGTGGTaccgacaattggaacatatccatgATCATATGTGGCACATGTCtccaataacggtcaaccaacttatGATGGCGGTCGAACAATTCTTGAAGGGATAACTTTACCATTTGTAACATTTGCTTCAATAGCATACGTTTGAGCAGCATTTATGAAGGAAATGATGATAGGAAACACAAgctcgggaatatcgtatcagatGAGAAATATATAATCCATATGCAGGGGTTATTTGAATGTTgctgcttagaaatggaaagttaattTTTGGTGAACAGAAATCATATCATTCGTCGTAGAGTTTCGATCTCAGTCGACTCGAATAATAAATTTCTTAGATATAAGTCACGACATGCGGCAGATTTAACTGCAATACATTTGTTTCGATAATAATTCCATATCAACGTTAAAAATAATACACGATAGTCTTGAAATATTGATTTTgggtactgatgttgtttatcaaattataacatgttatagcattcttttatttgtctttattaatattatgttttactgttgagtttgttttttacttatacatcccgtcattgtgatTGTGTTATGGTAAACaaattgtattcttgtctttcatttttgaaaatgtgCTTTCTCTAAATGcaattttgtgtttctttgttacatatgacgtggctttgtacttatacatcctttaGTTGTGTTATTGAGCTATGGTATTTTTTTGTGCAttattgtctttcaattttgctaatgtgctttgtctttacgccttttgtgtttttttttttggtacatatttttgtttttatcgggattaagattataaaacaatgttgactgctgtaccccttatattcacattttatttattatgtctgctagctttgttcacatatcgtttcAATatatggaattgtatgcgactgtcataaaagtgagacgtttagctagctataaaaccagttttaatccaccattttatacagaAGAAAATGCCGGTACCAAGTCAAACATACGACAGTTGTTATGCATTCGTTTGAGATTTTGCTTCTGCCATTTGACTACAGACTTTTGGTTTTGAATATTACTCtgagtttttttggttttttttttacttttttgtacttACAAGTTGTTTGAGTAGCATAGCATGATGCTTTTAATGGTAAAAACAGATGGTTTAATTTTGGAATAGTTAGAGTCTTGATTATCGTTATCTTCCCGACTGAATTATtgtttgtgtagacaaaattttaattaagtttttttttctaaattacttAAATTTTTGGATAATAATTAGAACTTCCAAGTTGACCAAAAGGTTATGCCTAGTAGTATTAACCTACTGGAACCCCTTTCAAATCTCAACTGCAGACATTTCAGCATATTCATGTAACGAGTgggaaaatgtaaaataacaataattaatgTGCTTGTCATGAGTCTCGTCtattcttgtctttttttttttaatgtttcagccAATTTTTGATAGTCTtgatagtatatatttttttttaactcggtGCAATTAAGAACTTGTTATTTTATATACACACTTGTCATTGTTGAACAGTTAATTTCAAAACCAGCAAAATCATATTTGACCTGTATTCTATGATCCATTATATTGTGTTTGAAGTTAGAAGATTAAATCAAGAGAtactttattcaaacaaaacttTTAAGGTTACTACAATGCATTACAATGAAATTTCTATTAAACGGTAAACGATAATTCTATCAAAAGTGAACTTGCCCTTTTACAATAATTCATGTTATTGCTGTAGATGCAAAAGGTATAGAATAAAATTTCACCTGTATTTTATGATACttgatattgtatttat
Encoded here:
- the LOC143056368 gene encoding indolethylamine N-methyltransferase-like; translation: MATTPQLRTGEDYKKIFDGKVYADTLFNQIEVEGFTFTEFRLKTLHNIFSKGTIKGKCLLEIGSGPCIHTVIPAAKWFDEIIMTDYSPSNRDMQEKWLKKDAGAHNWDMYFKYYSKLDGNEDNWQQLEAALRPKIKRVLSCDVHLPNPLDPIKLEQVDVICTSACLESACPDKDSYHIAMKNVVSLLKPGGKLILIGILNCTHYTVGSERFQCVSLTRDDVISTVKMNDLKIIEIFDDDSSLDMDAAPFNGSVIILAEKTST